DNA sequence from the Pseudomonas sp. MPC6 genome:
GTTGCAATTGCCGCAGTCTGGCGGGCATGGTTGGACTGGGTAGCGCCTTGGGTGATGATGGTATCGGCACCTTGCTCGACGGCATCCGCCATCAGGAACTCCAGCTTGCGTGTCTTGTTACCGCCGCCCGCCAGACCGGTGCAGTCATCACGCTTGATCCACAGGGTGGGGCCGCCGAGGATCTTGCTTAGGTTGGCCAAAGGTTCGAGGGGAGTAGGCAAGTGGGCAAAATGCAGGCGAGGAAAACGGGCTAAATGCATGGTGTCGCTCCTTTACAGGGGATCTGTCGTTGTCGTCCTCTGACAATAAGAAGATCACCCCGGCACCTACCAATGCTATATCCTCATGAACCGGTTACTTTTCGGCATACGCCACGGCTAATAGGCTTTCCAAGGTATTTTATGGAACTGAAGTGGCTTGATGATTTTGTTGCTCTGGCCGAAAACGGAAGCTTTTCCAAAGCAGCTGAAGCGCGTTATGTAACGCAGCCAGCGTTTAGCCGGCGCATTCGTTCACTGGAGAATTGGTTAGGCGTGAGCTTGGTCGACCGCAGCCAACACCCCATGGCCTTGACTCAACTCGGCGTAGAGTTTGTCGATGAAGCCAAACACCTGATCAGCAAAATCTACGGTAATCGCAACCAGTTACGTCTTCATAGCAAACAGCGTGAAAGCCTGCAGTTTTTCGCTCAGCACACCCTGGCCGCATCGTTTTTTCCGACATGGATTCAGAACGTAGGTGCACTGGTAGGCGACAATTTGGTTCGCGTACAAGCTGATAATCTGCACGATGCCGTGGAAGGTTTCCTTTCCGGAAGGGGGGACTTTCTCTTGTGCTTTGCCTCCCCCGTCACCTTCGCCAAACTTGAACGGGACGATATCGATTGCATTCAAATCGGCACCGACAGACTGGTTCTGGTCTCTGCCTTAGATGAATTAAGGCATCCCGTGCATACATTACAGTGCGACCGTCCGCTAAAACTCCTGACCTATCCAGATGACTCTTTTCTTGGCCAGCTGATAAACCGTGAATGCCTACCCCGGATTCCGACAGGCTTGAGTTTTCACCCGGTATTTGAAAGCGCGCTGGCCGAAGGACTTAAAGCGCTGGCCATGAAGGGGCTTGGTGTGGCCTGGCTACCAGCCAGCTTGGTTCAGCACGAGCTTGAGAATGGACAGTTGGTCGTGCTTCCTGCCCCAGTGGCAACGGTAGATCTGAAGATACTGCTATACCGGTTACATCCCCCCCGAACACCAGAGGCAGACAGCTTCTGGAAATATGTCCTCGAACTATACAACCCAGGCTATTCATAAAGATGGTTACCGAGATGCACGCTCTTTTCTCTTCCATCCGCTGCGCTCCCCTCAGCTAAACTTGGGCGCGAGCGAAGTCTGATCCCCAGGAAAATTCGGTGCTAGAGTCGTCGCCCATAAAAAAATGACCCGTACTGACCGCTCACTGATTGGATGGATACTGTACGCCAGCGTACTGTTCTGTTGGCAGCAGCGACAAAGGTCCCGGTGTTGATGTCGGCGGGGCGGATAAGCAGGCGCCGCAACTGGCATCAGAACTTACCTGCCCTATGTGCTCCTCTTAATGCTGTGGCCGTGACCATCACTACCGCAGCATGGGCGCTGGACCATGTGCCTGGCACCACGCTAACCACCGTCGTCTTACCGTGTAGTGCAACCGCCACCGCGCTATGTGTGGCCTGCTTTAAACCCCCGCGCATCTCCTCGCACTTCCACTGCTGTGAATCTTTCGGCCTGATTTTGCTTGCCTGCGCATCTGCGCAGGAGTATCGCCTGACTGCGCATACGCAACCTGACCGAGAAGATATCAACGACAAGCAGGCGTACGGCTCGATGTATTACCAAGGTACGTCCTGAACGTTTGAAGTCGCATCAAACCATTGCAGAGACAGCGCGGTTGGGCCGCGCACGGGGCTGATTCGCAGCCTGAACAGCCGAGTTGATCGCTGTTATCAGTGTGCTTGGGGGATTAAAGATCCGCCGCCTCCGTAGTGAACGAGCCCGCTAAGACGCCGCAAACACAACCTCCATTTACTCACCGGGCCGGCCAAGGTTCAACAGCATCACCCCGGCATTGCCGCACTGGATCACTAACGCGGTCGGCCTTCAAGTCGAGGTTGTTGCCAAAAGCCCCGGCAATGAATCCCAGATCAAGCTGACGCCCGCTAGCGCCATCAGCACGAAGACCAGCCAACGCACCGTACGTGGCGACAACTTCGGCGGATAACGACGGACCAGCCAACTGACCAGCAACACCAATGGCAATGCTTCGGCACTCAACAACAACGTGGACTGTTGCATCTGCCCTTGCGCTACAACCATGCCAAGGCGTGCCGCTGCGTTGGCAGAAAATACCGTGATCAGGGTATTGCGGATGATTTCGTAGCCCAGTGGCTGGCGATACAGGTGATAAACAATCGGTGGCCCGCCGCTGGAAAACAAGCCATTGAGCAGGCCGCACAGGCCACCGGCCAGCCAGAACGAAGGCTGCCGGGACAGTTGCGCTTTGGGCTTGTTTTGAACCACCAGCATGAGGCTGGCCGCGACGATCAGTACGCCGAGCAGAAGGCGCAGCCAGGTTAGCTGACTACTATTCAACGCACCGAGCCCCCACACCCCTAGGCTGACGCCAAGCAGACTGCTGATCAACACGGGCATCAGCACCGCGCGGTCCAACTGCGGTTTCGGCCCACCCAGCGTACCCGTGGCGTTACCCAGAGTGAGGATACTGATCACCACCGCTACCTCCGTTAGCGGCACCATTTGCAGGAACGCGACCAATCCCAACAGGATCAAGCCGAAGGCAAAGCCGGTAAGGCTCTGGGCTACGGTCGCCAGGGCCACACAACACAGAAAGATCAGATGAACTTGCAGACTCATACCGCCTCCATTGCTGGTTAAACCAGCCTGCCGGCACACAGTCACCGTGTCGGCGGCAACTTGGTGATCAGGCGGGGGCGATTAGTCACCCATGACGCTGGCTCATCCCAGCCATTTAACCGCAATCAGGATCAAAGTCGCGAGAAACACTGTTTCACTGACTAACAGGGTCGCCAGACGCCAGCCGACTTCCAACAACGCCTTCAGTGAAGTTTTCAGGTTCTGTCCCACTAACCCGGATGTTTCATAAAAACGGCCGTTTGCTCGAACCTTGAGCCTGCGGCCGTTTTTGCTCGCGCGCTTGGAGGCCAGAACGGGGGTGGCCAGGCTGGCGTTGATGCTCTGCACATAAAAACAAGACCGCGGCTCGCATTAGTGGAGCGGCGCGCCGTGAATCGCTGAGGCCAGGTGTATCGGTGCCTCCAGCCGTGGCCAGATCAAATCATTTCGGTTGGTGAAACGGCGTTTCGCGTCAGCTGCGCAGCGGTGGCGGATGAACGAGGTAGAGCAGTTCGCTGACGCGGTGCAGCAAACCTTTGACCGGGCAGGCGCTCGGCAGGTGCAACTTGATCCGGTCCTTGTATTGCACGACCCGCACGGCCAGTTTGAACAGCTTCAGGATGATCGACATCGGCTGCGTCCGGGCCAGTTCGGTATGGTACAGCGTGTTCTCGCGCAGGCTGTGGATCAGGCTGTAGGCGGCGCAGGCATAGAACAGGCGCAGGTGGTTGGCCAGGAAAGTGTGATCGGAGGTGCGGTCACTGGCCAGGTCATTCTTCACCGCCTTGACCTGAACCCAAAGCCACATGCCGAAGCCCAGTACAACTTGGAGCTCTGCTACGCCACCAGCAGAGGGTGTTTCGAAGTCACTCGAGGTGGCGGCAGAGCAGGGGCATACTGTCGCAAAACTCCAATCTGCGCGAAAGACGAAGGTGGGGTACACGCTGCCCCCCCCGCGAGCCTGTGTCAGTAGCGGACGCGTATTGCCGGCTTAACGCCCGATTGAGGCCTCAACCGGGCAAATGCACCTATGTCGTCCTGACTTCGTTTAACAGCTCCGGGTGGCGATCAAGCACCTTGAGCAGCTTCACCAGCGCCAATGGCGGCTTGGTCTTGCCATTTTCGTAGCGCGAGAACGCGTTGACGCCACCGCCGAAAATTTCCGCCGCTTCACGCTGATCGAGCGCAAGCTTCTTGCGCACGGTGGTTATAAACCCCGGATCGACAATGGCCGCGTTGACCTGCTTCGAGAAAGCACGCATTTCGCGCATGACGCGGTCCGACTCCACTGGGCCCAAGACAGACTCGGCACAGGCGGGACAAAAGTCCCCCGTCACCGCAGCAATGACGGTGGTTTCGCCCTTGTAGGTGTAGGGCAGGTCGCGGGTGTCATGAATCAGTTCAGCCGCGCCGCAAACAGGACATTTCATATTATAGCTCCTTAAAAGACACGATCAGCACGTCATCAATGACCGTCAGCTTCAGATACACGTCACCCGCCTGCGTGTTTGGACGGTAAACGTCTTGCCACACCGTGTGATCGGCGTGAGTGGGCATGCTCTTGTAGAAATCCGCCGGCGTAAGCGCCGTCACCACGGCCAGCATCTGGGAAAACTCAAGCACCAACTCATTCGCGCCAACTCGCGCAGCTTGTGTGGTGCGTACCTTTCCCACTTCGATCAAGGCTTTGACGGCGGATAGCTTGCAGTGGGGTGTTCTTTTTTCCATGAATGGAAATTAACCTAATAGGTTATATATGGCAAGTTGGTTAATTATCTCAGCGTACGATTTTATTCGAACTCTGCGGGTTTACCATAAGGAAGGCTCTCCAGGCCATTCAGTGCGAACCGACGCTTTATTTGATACACCGTAGAGCTACTGGCCGAGAGCGTGCGGTAATCTCTTCATCACTGATCCCGGCATCGGCGGCCACAAGATCTGCGCGCGGCATGCTTGCCGCCGCTCAGCATTTTCGCCAGTGGCGCACGTTTAGCTTCATCACGGTCTATCCGGTAGCGTATGTTCATTGTCGAGCCCTCATCCTAGAGCGCAACAATGGATCGCACCATTCAATCGGCACAAACATTCACCCACAAGCAGGGGCAGTATCTGTCGTTCATTCACGCCTATAACCTGGTCAACGGTTACGCACCAGCTCAGGCCGATATGCAACGCTTTTTCAAAGTCACCCCACCGTCGGTTCACCAGATGCTTCTGACCCTCGAAAAGGCTGGGCTGATTTCACGCCAGCCTGGGTGCGCCCGCAGCGTATCGGTTCTGGTCGAGTACGACGTGCTGCCCCGGCTTGAGTCAGTTGAAGATCAAACAGTCAAATCCTCTGTGATGAGGTACTAGCCCGGATGTTTCATAAACACGGCCATTTGCTCGAACCTTGAGCAAGCGGCCGTGCTTATGAAACATCCGGGCTAGACTTCTCTGACTGCCCAGACAACGAGAGGCTGACCCACTGGTTTGCGCTGAAGCCTGGACAGTTGACTGCCCCATCGATACGGATCCTGCCTATGCTCCAATCAGGATCCCATCCCGTACCGGGCGACTCGCCTATTAGGGAGAAAAACGTGAACGACAACTTTGACCCGCAACGCCGCCAGGTGCTGCTAGGCAGCGCTGTCGCGCTCGCCTCGGCCAGCCTGCTCAGCCTTAGCCCGGTTAGTCTTGCAGCCGAGATGCCGCTGCCAGACTACGTCAATTGGAAAAGCCCCGAGGCGCTGATCGTGCACAGCGCCAACACCGTGGAAACCCGGCGTGACGCCGTCGGCACCAGCATAGTAACGTCCAACGAACAGCTGTTTATCCGCAACAACCTGCCGCCACCCTCGGCGTCCATTGTCGCCGATCGCGATGCCTGGACGGTCGCCGTCCAGGGCGTGAAGAAGCCGCGCAGCATAACCCTCGGCGAACTCAAAACCCTGGGTGTCACCACCGTCGCCAGCGTGCTGCAGTGCTCGGGTAACGGTCGGGCATTCTTCGACCACGAAGCCAGTGGCACCCAGTGGGAAACCGGTGCCGCCGGCTGTGTTTTCTGGAGCGGCGTGCCGCTGAAAACCGTGGTTGAGGCCATGGGCGGAAGCCTTGACGGCCTGTCCTATATCACCAGCACCGGCGGCGAAGAACTACCGGCCGGCCTCGATCCGAAGAGCCTGATGGTCGAGCGTTCGGTGCCCCTGCGTGCCCTGGATCAGGCCGTCCTCGCCTGGGAGCTGAACGGCGAGCCCCTGCCCTTGGCCCATGGTGGTCCGTTGCGCCTGGTAATACCGGGTTACTACGGGGTGAACAACGTAAAATACATCAAACAGGTGGCCTTCACCGCGGAACAGACCAACGCCACTATCCAGGCCTCGGGCTACCGCATCCGTCCGGTTGGTCAGTCAGGCGCACCGGATCAACCGTCAATGTGGGAGATGAACGTCAAGTCCTGGATCACCCAGCCGCTCAAGCAGGCCAAGGCCGGGCGGGTGCGCATTCAGGGCGTGGCTTTCGGCGGTGCCCAGGAAGTGAAGGACGTCGAGGTATCCCTCGATGACGGCAAGAACTGGCAGGCCGCCGCCTTCGTCGGCCCGAGCCTGGGTCCATACGCTTGGCGTCCCTTTGTTCTATTCGCCGAGCTCAAGCCCGGTAACTACAGCCTGATGAGTCGAGCAACCGACGTCGAGGGCAACGCCCAACCCCAGGAGGGGCTGGCAAATGAACGTGGCTACGGCCACAACGGCTGGAGGGATCATGGTGTCAGCATTGCAATTGTCTAAGGCCTCGGCACTGGCGCTGAGCCTCGCCCTGAGCGGCCTGCTGGGCACGGCTCAAGCCAGTGTAGCGGCTACCGATGACGCCCAATATCAGTTGGGCCGCAAGGTGTTCGCCGAGCAGGCGCAACCCTCCTGCACGATCTGTCACACCCTGCAGGACGCCGGCTCCAGTGGCGCCATTGGCCCCAACCTCGATGAACTCAAGCCGACCCCGGAACGGGTCATGGCCGCAGTACGCGGTGGCGTCGGGGTGATGCCGGCCTTTGCTGAATTGCTCAGCGTCGAGCAAATAGAGGCCGTAGCCCACTACGTGTCCCAGGTGACCAAGCAATAACGCCACAGCCCGGAACGAAGTAGCAACCAAGGTCATCGAGACGGCCCCGTCTCGATGACCTTTTAACACGGACTGGCGGAATGAAGCCTGCGGCTGATCTGAGTAAAGTGGAATGAATCTACCTGTTGGCGCTGATGCGGCTTTGACCCAGGTTCAAAATCGCATCAACGCCAACAGCTAGCTAAGGTCAATCGAATTTCGTTGATGTTTAATGACTGCGAGCGTATCCAACATTTGTAACTTACGACACAGGAGAATCGCTATCGGCCCGGGCCAGCCCGGGCGATGCAACAGCCGCGATCAGGATCTGTGCCCGGCTCAGGGAATCACCTTGCAGTTGCCCACCGCCCGGGCAAAAAAAAGCCGCCCGTCCCGTGGACAACTGCACCGCTCGCTCTGGCCTTTGTTGGGCCTCGCTCGCTGGGCGATTTTGCGTGCGCTGGCTGTTGCATCGGAATGCCTTCGGCGACCGAGTAGGTGCCCCCCTTGGATCCGCAGGCTGAAAGGGTGCGGGCTTCGCCCATCGGCGTGGACTATTCGCCGGTTTCGGCCACCGCTTCGGACGGGACCTCGACCAGCTCTTTCGAGTCAACGAACTGGACTTTGCATTCGACACATTCAATGCGGCCACTCAGACCAGGCTTGCCCCACAAATTGAGGTGACAGCTCGGGCAGGTGTACTTGCGTTTGTTCTTCGGATCTTCTTTGCCAGGATCTGGCTGCAGCAATCCCGCTGAGGTCAGCGCGGGAATATCAATCGTCGGATCCTCCGGCATGCCTGGCACCGGCTCGCCACCTGGCCCATAGAGCAATACCGCTGACATAGGCACGCGCTTAGTTACCACGTCGATCCAGGACAGCATGCGGCCCTGCTCGATCAGTTCATTGCAGGCCACATCAAACGGCCCGCCCTCGATGATGTAATGCGTCATCTGCTGGCCGTGGCGCTTACCACCCGGTTCGCCGGTATTGGACGGCATCAAGCCGACCGCCTCCATTTTGTGAGCCCATTCGGCATTGTGATAACCGGCCCGCGAACGCTTGCCGTAGTGGGCCTGCCATTGGTGGACTTGCTCATGTACCGCAGTAACCAGATAATCTCGTTTGAGTTGACCGGGGGGTATTTCTCAAGGCAAAGAAATACTGTGGTTTAGACAGCTATCTCAGCGAAGCAGCAATACAGCTATCGTGGATGTTCGAAGCGTCGGGTAGTCGCGTAAACCCTCCAGTGGGAAACACCCGGGCAAGGTGTGGGGGCCTTGAACATAGCCCGCGTTATTCGTAGCGCGCCGCTTAGCCTTTTTCATCATTCGTTTCCATTCGCAGCACTTACCATAAATCTGAGTCGTAACAATCCGTGAAGCCTTTTGCGAAGCTTCTTGCTGTGCGGCCGTCTCGACCCAGTCATCACACATGATGACGGTTGGGTATTGGTGAGCAGCGCGTGGCCATTCAATGCCCCGCGAGCCCCTGTAACACCCCATCAGGGTCACAGACGCGCAGTTGCGACGCAGGCTTGGCAGAGCTGCGGTAGATCACCAGATTGGTCCCAACCGGACGCGCCTGCGAGGGGAACAGAATGCCGTCCAGCCCAGCAGCCACCACATCATCGGCCATGTACAAGGTCGGCGGCTCCGAGGCCTTGTCGAACCATTCCGCACGCCAGTCCACGGTAAAATCAGCCCACAACGACGGCCAGCGCTCGCAGTCGAAACCCGCGCTCAAATCGGCCACCTGCAGGCCGTTGACAAAGAACGTGCAGATCGTGCCTGGCCGCAGCCAGGGGTTGTCCTGTTTGTACTCTGCCAGCGCCGTCGCATCATCCAACGACAGGTACAACGCCTCCTGATCAGGGCGGTTGAAGCGACCACCCTGGCGCGCCGCCCCCATGCCGGATAACGGCATGCTGGCGTAGGCAGGGGAAATGACCCGGTAACAGGCTCATCCCCTCCCTTACCGAAGATGGTTGAAATCATCCCGCGGCACCGCCCACGAGAGACTCCAGATAGGCGATAAGCGCATCGGCACGCCCTTCCTGGATCAGGGCATCGGCAGTCTTGTAACTGAAGGCCCGCAACGGCTCATTGCGCAGCAGAAAGACAGCCCGCTCGGA
Encoded proteins:
- a CDS encoding sulfite oxidase — protein: MNDNFDPQRRQVLLGSAVALASASLLSLSPVSLAAEMPLPDYVNWKSPEALIVHSANTVETRRDAVGTSIVTSNEQLFIRNNLPPPSASIVADRDAWTVAVQGVKKPRSITLGELKTLGVTTVASVLQCSGNGRAFFDHEASGTQWETGAAGCVFWSGVPLKTVVEAMGGSLDGLSYITSTGGEELPAGLDPKSLMVERSVPLRALDQAVLAWELNGEPLPLAHGGPLRLVIPGYYGVNNVKYIKQVAFTAEQTNATIQASGYRIRPVGQSGAPDQPSMWEMNVKSWITQPLKQAKAGRVRIQGVAFGGAQEVKDVEVSLDDGKNWQAAAFVGPSLGPYAWRPFVLFAELKPGNYSLMSRATDVEGNAQPQEGLANERGYGHNGWRDHGVSIAIV
- a CDS encoding type II toxin-antitoxin system MqsR family toxin, with amino-acid sequence MEKRTPHCKLSAVKALIEVGKVRTTQAARVGANELVLEFSQMLAVVTALTPADFYKSMPTHADHTVWQDVYRPNTQAGDVYLKLTVIDDVLIVSFKEL
- a CDS encoding sulfite exporter TauE/SafE family protein, with protein sequence MSLQVHLIFLCCVALATVAQSLTGFAFGLILLGLVAFLQMVPLTEVAVVISILTLGNATGTLGGPKPQLDRAVLMPVLISSLLGVSLGVWGLGALNSSQLTWLRLLLGVLIVAASLMLVVQNKPKAQLSRQPSFWLAGGLCGLLNGLFSSGGPPIVYHLYRQPLGYEIIRNTLITVFSANAAARLGMVVAQGQMQQSTLLLSAEALPLVLLVSWLVRRYPPKLSPRTVRWLVFVLMALAGVSLIWDSLPGLLATTST
- a CDS encoding type II toxin-antitoxin system MqsA family antitoxin, producing the protein MKCPVCGAAELIHDTRDLPYTYKGETTVIAAVTGDFCPACAESVLGPVESDRVMREMRAFSKQVNAAIVDPGFITTVRKKLALDQREAAEIFGGGVNAFSRYENGKTKPPLALVKLLKVLDRHPELLNEVRTT
- a CDS encoding cytochrome c, translating into MQLSKASALALSLALSGLLGTAQASVAATDDAQYQLGRKVFAEQAQPSCTICHTLQDAGSSGAIGPNLDELKPTPERVMAAVRGGVGVMPAFAELLSVEQIEAVAHYVSQVTKQ
- a CDS encoding LysR substrate-binding domain-containing protein codes for the protein MELKWLDDFVALAENGSFSKAAEARYVTQPAFSRRIRSLENWLGVSLVDRSQHPMALTQLGVEFVDEAKHLISKIYGNRNQLRLHSKQRESLQFFAQHTLAASFFPTWIQNVGALVGDNLVRVQADNLHDAVEGFLSGRGDFLLCFASPVTFAKLERDDIDCIQIGTDRLVLVSALDELRHPVHTLQCDRPLKLLTYPDDSFLGQLINRECLPRIPTGLSFHPVFESALAEGLKALAMKGLGVAWLPASLVQHELENGQLVVLPAPVATVDLKILLYRLHPPRTPEADSFWKYVLELYNPGYS
- a CDS encoding RES family NAD+ phosphorylase is translated as MPLSGMGAARQGGRFNRPDQEALYLSLDDATALAEYKQDNPWLRPGTICTFFVNGLQVADLSAGFDCERWPSLWADFTVDWRAEWFDKASEPPTLYMADDVVAAGLDGILFPSQARPVGTNLVIYRSSAKPASQLRVCDPDGVLQGLAGH
- a CDS encoding MarR family transcriptional regulator, whose product is MDRTIQSAQTFTHKQGQYLSFIHAYNLVNGYAPAQADMQRFFKVTPPSVHQMLLTLEKAGLISRQPGCARSVSVLVEYDVLPRLESVEDQTVKSSVMRY